The Gemmatimonas aurantiaca T-27 DNA segment TGCGCGCATGGAACCGACCCAGGGCTGGCGCCCCGCCGCGATCGCCGCGCTGTCCAGCGAGCCTTTTGACATTCTCATCATTGGCGGGGGCATCACCGGGGCGGGCGTCGCCCGTGAGGCAGCCCTGGCGGGTTATCGCACAGCCCTGGTGGAACGCGACGACTTCGGCGCCGGAACCTCATCACGGTCCTCACGGCTCGTGCACGGCGGCGTGCGCTATCTGGAGCATGGGCATCTGGGCCTGGTGTTCGAGTCGAGCCGCGAGCGCCGGCTGCTGCTGTCCCTGGCCCCGCACCTGGTCCGTCCGCTGGCCTTTACGTGGCCGGTGTATCGCGGTGCCCGGGTGCCCCGCTGGAAAGTGCGAGCGGGGCTGGCGCTCTACGACGCCCTGTCACTCTTTCGCAATGTGCATCGGCATCAGGGACTGAGTCGCGAAGGCGTGTTGTCGCACGAACCCGCCCTCAATCGTGATGCCCTCGTGGGAGGCGCCCGCTACTGGGATGCCGCCACCGACGACTCCCGGCTGACGCTGGCCAATGCCCAGGCCGCAGCCGACGCGGGCGCCACAGTCCTCAATCACTGCGCTGCCGCAGCCGGCATTCACGATGGCGCCCGCCTGGTCGGTGTGGTGGCCGAAGACCGACTGACGGGTAACCGCTTCGATGTGCGTGCCCGCGTGGTCATCAACGCCACCGGGCCATGGAGTGATGCCACATCGGCGCTGACGGGCGAGGCCAAAGGCTCACAGGTGCTGGGTTCGGCCGGTGCCCACGTCGCCGTACCGCGCCAGCGCATTGGCAACCGCGATGCGCTCACCATTGTTTCGCCACTCGATGGACGAGTGATGTTCGTGCTGCCGGCCGGCGCGCACGCCATCATCGGCACCACCGAACAACCGGCGCGGCGCGGTCCCGATGACATCCGCGCCACCATCGCCGACGTCACCTACTTGCTGCAGTCGGTGAATCGGGTCTTCCCCTTCGCACAGTTGTCTCTCGATGACGTCATCACGGCGTGGTGTGGGATTCGTCCGCTGGCGATCGCCCGCGCCGGTGAACACAACGCCAATGCGGCGTCGCGTGAACACGCCATCTCGCGTCGAGCCGACGGCCAGTTGAGTGTGACCGGCGGCAAACTGACCACGTATCGCGCCATGGCGGCGGATATCCTCCGCCACGCCTTGCGGGAACTGGGTGAGCCGGCACCACCGCCAGCCGTGAGTCGCACCACGCCCTTGCCGGGGGGCGACTGGAATTCCCGCGAGGCCGTCGTGGCCGAGGCCAGTGCCACCACACATGACGTGGCAGTCGCCGAGCGTCTCGCGCAGGCGTACGGCAGCGGCTGGCGCAATGTGTGGAGCTATGTGCAGCGCGATCCACGGCTCGGCGCGCGGGTGTCCGACGACCTGCCCTATCTGTCCGCCGAGGTGGCGTACGCCGTCGAGCGCGAATGGAGCTGCACGTTTGCCGACGTGTTGGTGCGGCGTACCCACCTGGCATTCGAGACGCGGGATCACGGCGTCGCCGCGGCGCAGCGGATCGCACCGTTGATGCAGGCCCGCCTCGGGTGGAGCGACGCGGAGCGGGAGCGTCAACTGGCCGCGTATGCCGCAGACGTCGCGCGTCTTTTCACCATCGATGGCATGAGCTGACACACTGGAGGCGTGTCAGCGCACCAGCAGCACCTTACCGTTGCGTTGGGCCTGCGCAGCGGCCGTCACGGCCTCGTGCAACTGTGCCAGCGGGTACGTGGCCTGCACACGCGCAGCGAGTTCCCCGCGCTGAATCATACCGACGAGCCCATCGTACACCACCTGCTGTTCGGCGGGCGTGGTGC contains these protein-coding regions:
- a CDS encoding glycerol-3-phosphate dehydrogenase/oxidase — encoded protein: MEPTQGWRPAAIAALSSEPFDILIIGGGITGAGVAREAALAGYRTALVERDDFGAGTSSRSSRLVHGGVRYLEHGHLGLVFESSRERRLLLSLAPHLVRPLAFTWPVYRGARVPRWKVRAGLALYDALSLFRNVHRHQGLSREGVLSHEPALNRDALVGGARYWDAATDDSRLTLANAQAAADAGATVLNHCAAAAGIHDGARLVGVVAEDRLTGNRFDVRARVVINATGPWSDATSALTGEAKGSQVLGSAGAHVAVPRQRIGNRDALTIVSPLDGRVMFVLPAGAHAIIGTTEQPARRGPDDIRATIADVTYLLQSVNRVFPFAQLSLDDVITAWCGIRPLAIARAGEHNANAASREHAISRRADGQLSVTGGKLTTYRAMAADILRHALRELGEPAPPPAVSRTTPLPGGDWNSREAVVAEASATTHDVAVAERLAQAYGSGWRNVWSYVQRDPRLGARVSDDLPYLSAEVAYAVEREWSCTFADVLVRRTHLAFETRDHGVAAAQRIAPLMQARLGWSDAERERQLAAYAADVARLFTIDGMS